In one Bacillus sp. PK3_68 genomic region, the following are encoded:
- a CDS encoding YtxH domain-containing protein: MNKKSLLIGMIAGTAAGAAATLLNTPMSGQQARERLKTAQASLKSNASVIKTDIGQVKQAVMHLKDVSKDNIGEVANGLKVSAGIWKESTEPNIEKLQKDIAEVQKTVEDLQKTLPARK, translated from the coding sequence GTGAATAAAAAATCATTGTTAATAGGCATGATTGCCGGCACGGCCGCCGGAGCAGCTGCTACTTTGCTCAACACTCCTATGTCGGGCCAACAAGCCAGAGAAAGGTTAAAAACAGCACAGGCAAGCTTAAAAAGCAATGCCAGCGTCATTAAAACAGATATTGGGCAAGTCAAACAAGCTGTGATGCATTTAAAAGACGTCAGCAAGGACAATATTGGCGAAGTAGCAAACGGTTTGAAGGTGAGCGCAGGAATCTGGAAAGAAAGTACAGAACCAAATATTGAAAAGTTACAGAAAGATATTGCTGAGGTACAAAAAACTGTAGAAGACTTGCAAAAAACGCTGCCCGCCAGAAAGTAA